A window of Neisseria canis contains these coding sequences:
- the hisH gene encoding imidazole glycerol phosphate synthase subunit HisH, with translation MKIAIVDYGMGNLHSVLKSVQAADRLAGTGAEIVLTDKPEEVFAADKVIFPGQGAMPDCMAALQRSGLGEAVADGLKNKPFFGICVGAQLLFDYSEEGQTPGLGWFKGEVKRFPAGNTDAEGNKLKVPHMGWNSVRQVLSHSLFKDIPDETRFYFVHSYYFAPQDQSIVLGTSEYPETFACIVGRDNVFATQFHTEKSHDAGLLLLRNFLHWNG, from the coding sequence ATGAAAATAGCCATAGTTGATTACGGCATGGGAAACCTGCATTCGGTTTTAAAATCCGTTCAGGCGGCAGACAGGTTGGCGGGCACCGGCGCGGAAATTGTGCTGACCGATAAACCTGAAGAAGTGTTTGCTGCCGACAAAGTGATTTTCCCAGGGCAAGGCGCAATGCCCGATTGCATGGCTGCTTTGCAGAGAAGCGGTTTGGGCGAAGCCGTGGCGGACGGATTGAAAAACAAACCTTTTTTCGGCATTTGCGTAGGTGCGCAACTTTTGTTTGATTACAGCGAAGAAGGGCAGACCCCCGGTTTGGGCTGGTTCAAAGGAGAAGTCAAGCGTTTTCCCGCCGGCAATACGGATGCGGAAGGCAATAAGTTGAAAGTGCCGCACATGGGGTGGAACAGCGTGCGTCAGGTTTTATCCCACTCTCTGTTTAAAGACATTCCCGACGAAACCCGTTTTTACTTCGTTCACAGCTATTACTTTGCGCCGCAAGACCAAAGCATTGTATTGGGTACCAGCGAATATCCTGAAACATTTGCATGTATCGTGGGGCGGGATAATGTGTTTGCCACCCAGTTCCATACAGAAAAGAGCCATGATGCCGGTTTGCTGCTCTTGCGTAATTTTTTACACTGGAACGGATAA
- the rlmD gene encoding 23S rRNA (uracil(1939)-C(5))-methyltransferase RlmD, giving the protein MSAIKVVKMQSGMQDKAKVFAVDYEGRGVARVGGKAVFIRGALPGEEVRFRVTQSKKSFDEAEVVDIYQASPDRVEPICRHFGVCGGCVLQHASAKAQVAYKQRVMEEQLLRIGKVQPEKILPPIYGNPWTYRHRARLSVTKNKQGRTKLGFRSRRSNEVVDLEECAVLPQEIVEVLPYLRLLLDSLSDKAVVEYIEFSVGQLLTALNICTRSCLSEKDLDKLKMFSDRHLKNKQYAWQIWLQTKPNQTQPFYPQNMPELFYEMPEFNVKMPFQPGDFTQINQELNTLMVARAVRMLEPKKGEKIVDLFCGLGNFTLPIAKSGAHVLGIEGESRLVQRAKMNAKINGCADNTHFETADLFAVTQADIKKWGKPDKILLDPPRSGAYEIVKALGTACMPKRIVYVSCNPATFARDANVIVEKGYKFKEVGVMNMFPQTAHIESIGLFYR; this is encoded by the coding sequence ATGTCGGCTATTAAGGTTGTAAAAATGCAGAGCGGTATGCAGGATAAGGCGAAAGTTTTTGCAGTAGATTATGAAGGGCGGGGTGTTGCGCGTGTGGGCGGAAAAGCCGTTTTTATCCGAGGCGCCCTGCCCGGCGAAGAAGTGCGCTTCCGTGTGACGCAAAGTAAAAAAAGCTTTGATGAGGCGGAAGTGGTCGATATTTATCAAGCTTCACCTGATAGGGTGGAGCCTATATGTCGGCATTTTGGTGTGTGTGGCGGCTGTGTATTGCAGCATGCCTCGGCTAAAGCGCAAGTTGCATACAAACAACGTGTGATGGAAGAGCAATTGCTGCGTATCGGTAAAGTGCAGCCGGAAAAAATTTTGCCACCTATTTATGGTAATCCGTGGACTTACCGCCATCGTGCGCGTCTGAGCGTTACCAAAAACAAGCAAGGCAGAACGAAACTTGGTTTCCGTTCGCGGCGCAGCAATGAAGTAGTGGACTTGGAGGAGTGTGCTGTTTTGCCGCAAGAGATAGTAGAAGTGTTGCCTTATTTGCGCTTGTTGCTAGACAGTTTGTCGGATAAAGCAGTGGTGGAATACATTGAATTTTCTGTCGGCCAACTGCTGACTGCTTTGAATATCTGCACCCGCTCATGCCTGTCTGAAAAAGATTTAGACAAACTCAAAATGTTTTCAGACAGGCATTTGAAGAATAAGCAATATGCTTGGCAAATCTGGCTTCAAACCAAACCAAATCAGACCCAACCTTTTTACCCGCAGAATATGCCAGAGCTATTTTATGAAATGCCGGAATTCAATGTGAAAATGCCGTTTCAGCCCGGCGATTTTACACAGATCAATCAGGAGTTGAATACGTTGATGGTTGCACGCGCCGTCAGAATGCTCGAACCGAAAAAGGGAGAGAAAATTGTCGATTTATTTTGTGGATTAGGTAACTTTACCTTGCCGATAGCGAAAAGCGGTGCTCATGTTTTGGGTATAGAGGGCGAGAGCCGGTTGGTTCAGCGGGCCAAAATGAATGCTAAAATAAATGGCTGTGCCGATAATACACATTTTGAAACGGCAGATTTGTTTGCTGTTACGCAAGCGGATATAAAAAAATGGGGAAAACCGGATAAAATTTTGCTTGATCCTCCCCGGAGCGGCGCGTATGAAATTGTTAAAGCATTGGGAACTGCCTGTATGCCAAAGCGGATAGTGTATGTTTCCTGCAATCCTGCAACATTCGCTAGGGATGCCAATGTGATAGTAGAAAAAGGCTATAAATTCAAAGAAGTAGGGGTTATGAATATGTTCCCCCAAACTGCACATATTGAGTCTATCGGTCTTTTTTACAGATAA
- the hisF gene encoding imidazole glycerol phosphate synthase subunit HisF, whose translation MALAKRIIPCLDVENGRVVKGVNFVGLRDAGNPVDVAKRYNDEGADELTFLDITASSDNRDTILHVIEEVASQVFIPLTVGGGVRSVADVRRLLNAGADKASINTAAVTNPDLVNEASAFFGSQAIVVAIDAKAVNPENTRWEVFTHGGRKATGIDAVEWAKNMQARGAGEILLTSMDRDGTKIGFNLSLTRAISEAVDIPVIASGGVGNVQHLIEGVKEGKADAVLAASIFHFGEVSIHEAKLAMKAAGIEVRL comes from the coding sequence ATGGCATTGGCAAAACGCATTATTCCGTGTTTGGATGTTGAAAACGGCCGTGTTGTGAAAGGTGTCAATTTTGTCGGCCTGCGTGATGCGGGAAACCCTGTCGATGTGGCTAAGCGCTACAACGATGAAGGAGCAGACGAACTTACTTTTTTGGATATTACCGCTTCTTCCGACAATCGGGACACCATTTTGCATGTGATCGAAGAAGTGGCATCGCAAGTGTTCATCCCGCTTACCGTGGGTGGCGGCGTGCGCTCGGTGGCGGATGTGCGGAGACTGTTGAATGCCGGAGCTGATAAAGCCAGCATCAATACTGCTGCCGTAACCAATCCTGATCTGGTTAACGAAGCCAGCGCTTTTTTCGGTTCGCAAGCGATTGTTGTGGCGATTGATGCCAAAGCCGTAAACCCTGAAAATACGCGCTGGGAAGTCTTTACCCACGGCGGGCGCAAAGCTACGGGTATTGATGCCGTAGAGTGGGCAAAAAATATGCAGGCACGGGGAGCCGGCGAGATTCTTTTAACCAGTATGGACAGGGACGGCACCAAAATCGGTTTTAATCTGTCGCTCACACGGGCAATCAGTGAAGCGGTGGATATTCCTGTGATCGCATCGGGTGGCGTAGGCAATGTGCAGCATCTGATAGAAGGCGTGAAAGAAGGCAAAGCCGATGCAGTGTTGGCCGCCAGTATCTTTCATTTTGGCGAGGTCAGTATCCACGAAGCCAAATTGGCGATGAAGGCCGCGGGGATAGAGGTAAGGTTGTAA
- a CDS encoding response regulator, with amino-acid sequence MDSLLPKVKTVRVMLKDFSEQQEAIFRMAFKMHNTTNYEIVEDGAEHKPDMVLVDVDTQRGMLPWHEARQQHSDIPVVIFSSEKPMLTAPYLAKPVKFDTLFPTLRSLAQGGNVYEVKPDDQAAKSIEPAAKNEHRKATIKRFNPQSGLLGALKMASARQQDTAVLNNGKPVLIVFPSIQRVLLTVSADELERMCKNDNLEVVCKAVPDNPQWKDKAKVTIMSCMWQMAIWTAQGRLVYPLTPQTVFTLKRWPNLTRLAPVPESMRLSAFLTKTSVNLNVLYKVMPLDMADILNYMAATYVTGFLATDNEFATEKHATPTTSAADVSASMNVNSGEVTDKKMSSDAERAASGSKEQPRGLLNRLMRKLIGK; translated from the coding sequence ATGGATAGTCTGTTACCGAAAGTTAAAACAGTACGGGTGATGCTAAAGGATTTTAGCGAACAACAGGAAGCTATATTCCGCATGGCATTTAAAATGCACAATACGACTAATTATGAAATCGTAGAAGATGGTGCGGAACATAAACCAGATATGGTTTTGGTAGATGTTGATACCCAGCGCGGTATGTTGCCGTGGCATGAGGCACGCCAACAGCATAGTGATATTCCGGTGGTAATTTTTTCATCTGAAAAACCTATGCTTACAGCTCCTTATCTTGCCAAGCCGGTTAAGTTTGACACATTATTCCCAACTTTACGGAGTTTGGCTCAAGGGGGGAATGTTTACGAAGTCAAACCGGATGATCAAGCTGCGAAGTCTATCGAGCCGGCTGCGAAAAACGAACATAGAAAAGCAACCATTAAACGATTTAACCCTCAGAGCGGGCTTTTAGGCGCACTGAAAATGGCAAGTGCTCGCCAGCAGGATACTGCCGTTTTAAATAATGGAAAACCGGTTTTAATCGTATTTCCGAGCATTCAGCGTGTTTTGTTAACCGTTAGTGCAGATGAGTTGGAACGGATGTGTAAAAATGATAATCTTGAAGTTGTATGTAAAGCAGTTCCAGATAATCCGCAATGGAAAGATAAAGCAAAAGTCACAATTATGTCATGTATGTGGCAAATGGCGATTTGGACAGCACAAGGTCGTCTAGTTTATCCTTTAACACCGCAAACGGTTTTTACCCTCAAACGATGGCCTAACCTCACTCGTTTAGCGCCTGTGCCAGAATCGATGAGATTGTCTGCATTTTTAACTAAAACATCGGTAAATCTAAATGTGCTGTATAAAGTTATGCCTTTAGATATGGCTGATATTCTTAATTATATGGCGGCGACTTATGTTACAGGGTTCTTGGCAACAGATAATGAATTTGCTACTGAGAAGCATGCCACGCCGACTACTTCTGCCGCAGATGTGTCTGCTAGCATGAATGTGAATAGTGGCGAAGTTACTGATAAGAAAATGTCTAGTGATGCTGAGCGGGCTGCAAGTGGTTCAAAAGAACAGCCTAGAGGCTTGTTGAATAGATTAATGCGCAAGCTGATTGGTAAATAA
- the hisA gene encoding 1-(5-phosphoribosyl)-5-[(5-phosphoribosylamino)methylideneamino]imidazole-4-carboxamide isomerase produces MLLIPAIDLKNGQCVRLKQGLMDEATVFSDRPVEMGRHWVEQGARRLHLVDLDGAFAGEPKNFEAIKEILAVSSKDVPVQLGGGIRDLNTIEKYLGLGLSYVIIGTAAVKNPAFVREACKEFAGHIIVGLDAKDGMVAIDGWATVTQHHVIDLSKQFEDDGVNSIIYTDIGRDGMMSGVNIEATVKLAEAVDIPIIASGGLTDLEDIKALCAVQESGVAGAITGRAIYEGSIDFAEAQKLADSLSN; encoded by the coding sequence ATGTTACTGATTCCAGCCATTGATTTGAAAAACGGCCAGTGTGTGCGCCTTAAGCAGGGCTTGATGGATGAAGCAACCGTATTTTCAGACAGGCCTGTAGAGATGGGGCGGCATTGGGTGGAGCAGGGCGCGCGCCGTTTGCATCTGGTGGATTTGGACGGCGCATTTGCCGGCGAACCGAAAAACTTTGAGGCCATTAAGGAAATTTTGGCAGTAAGCTCGAAAGATGTGCCGGTTCAGCTGGGCGGCGGTATCCGGGATTTGAACACCATCGAAAAATACCTCGGTTTGGGTTTGAGCTACGTCATCATCGGTACGGCAGCAGTAAAAAATCCTGCTTTCGTGCGTGAGGCGTGTAAAGAGTTTGCCGGGCACATTATCGTCGGTTTGGATGCGAAAGACGGTATGGTTGCCATAGATGGCTGGGCCACGGTAACACAGCACCATGTGATTGATTTGAGCAAACAATTTGAAGATGACGGTGTAAACAGCATCATCTACACCGATATAGGCCGCGACGGCATGATGAGCGGGGTTAACATCGAAGCAACCGTGAAGCTTGCCGAAGCCGTTGATATTCCGATCATCGCTTCAGGCGGACTGACGGATTTGGAAGACATCAAAGCATTGTGTGCAGTACAGGAGAGCGGTGTCGCAGGCGCGATTACCGGCAGGGCGATTTATGAAGGCAGCATTGACTTTGCCGAAGCCCAAAAACTGGCAGACAGTCTGTCAAATTAG
- a CDS encoding NAD(P)-binding protein, translating to MKYKITRRYFLQGSAALTGSLMLGGCLKENSTAQPEETVKIYYPPALNGLRGDHEGSEVAAHSMAMQGKQYTLPGQAAEHYDLVVIGGGISGLTSAYLYRQKHPEAKVLVLDNHDDFGGHAKRNEFTYQNRTFITYGGSESLDSPKTTFSKQAHSLLESLGVDYKKFEQYFNRDLYEKKWQLKQGAFFSPEVFGKAAVVAGLPETGKASAAEVIRQFPLAEDAKQALIELYTGKTNYLKGKKKRQRTEFAEETSYYDFLKDTVKLPEGALNYLKDISSEYWGHPISAISVVEALEENYPGVQNLGLPEEGGEEEKEPYIYHFPDGNASIARLLVRKLIPTVAEGNTMEDIVLAKFDYSKLDLPENTTRIRLNSTALLAENNAEGVAVAYLKHGDEQLVQVQAKKCIFAGHSALAARIIPQMQEAQKKAELSCVKVPMVYAKVLVKNAQAFKKLGVYSLYAPGAPYCLIQLEDPVNIGGYQAQQSPDEPMIVHAVRIATDFVGENVREQYRNGRRKLFGQSYDALKTELFGQLRHLYALAGENFDDMLVDVTLNRWAHGYSYEQAELADTEQSMERTTRAMRKPVGNIFMAGCDVAWMPYLQNAVDEAFRAVKEASA from the coding sequence ATGAAGTATAAAATCACACGCCGATACTTTCTCCAAGGTTCGGCCGCTTTAACCGGCAGCCTGATGCTTGGCGGCTGCTTAAAAGAAAACAGCACGGCACAGCCTGAAGAAACCGTTAAAATTTATTACCCGCCGGCACTCAACGGCTTGCGAGGTGATCATGAAGGCAGTGAAGTTGCTGCACACAGCATGGCCATGCAGGGCAAGCAATACACGCTGCCCGGCCAGGCGGCCGAGCATTATGACTTGGTGGTTATCGGCGGCGGTATCAGCGGCCTGACTTCGGCTTATCTTTACCGTCAGAAGCATCCCGAGGCCAAAGTGCTGGTGTTGGATAACCATGACGATTTCGGCGGCCATGCCAAGCGCAACGAATTTACTTATCAAAACCGCACATTCATCACTTACGGAGGCAGCGAATCACTGGATTCGCCTAAAACCACGTTTTCCAAACAGGCGCATTCGTTGTTGGAAAGTTTGGGCGTCGACTATAAAAAGTTCGAGCAATATTTCAACCGTGACTTGTACGAGAAAAAATGGCAGCTCAAACAAGGCGCTTTCTTCAGCCCCGAAGTGTTCGGCAAAGCTGCCGTGGTTGCAGGCCTGCCTGAAACAGGTAAAGCAAGTGCGGCAGAAGTGATCCGGCAATTTCCCTTAGCCGAAGATGCCAAGCAGGCTTTGATTGAGCTTTACACAGGGAAAACCAATTATCTCAAAGGCAAGAAAAAGCGTCAGCGCACCGAATTTGCCGAAGAAACCAGCTATTATGATTTTCTGAAAGACACCGTAAAGCTGCCGGAGGGCGCGCTGAATTATCTGAAAGACATCAGCTCGGAATACTGGGGGCACCCCATCAGCGCGATTTCAGTAGTTGAAGCCTTGGAAGAAAATTATCCGGGCGTACAAAACTTGGGGCTGCCCGAGGAAGGCGGCGAAGAAGAAAAAGAACCTTATATTTATCACTTCCCCGACGGAAACGCCTCTATTGCCCGCTTACTGGTGCGCAAACTGATTCCTACCGTGGCCGAGGGCAATACGATGGAAGATATCGTGCTGGCTAAATTTGATTACAGCAAGCTTGATCTTCCGGAAAACACCACACGCATCCGCCTGAACAGCACCGCTTTGCTGGCGGAAAACAATGCCGAAGGCGTGGCCGTGGCCTATCTGAAACACGGTGATGAGCAGCTTGTGCAAGTGCAGGCGAAAAAATGTATTTTTGCCGGCCATAGCGCTTTGGCCGCACGCATTATCCCCCAAATGCAGGAAGCGCAGAAAAAGGCTGAATTGAGCTGTGTGAAAGTGCCGATGGTTTATGCCAAAGTTTTGGTAAAAAATGCACAGGCTTTTAAAAAGCTCGGCGTTTATTCGCTTTATGCCCCTGGCGCGCCTTATTGCTTGATCCAGCTGGAAGACCCTGTAAATATTGGCGGTTATCAGGCTCAACAAAGCCCTGACGAACCGATGATTGTACATGCTGTCCGCATTGCCACCGATTTCGTAGGCGAGAATGTCCGTGAGCAATACCGTAATGGCCGCAGAAAATTGTTCGGGCAAAGTTATGATGCACTGAAAACAGAGTTGTTCGGGCAGCTGCGCCATCTTTATGCCTTGGCAGGTGAAAACTTCGACGATATGTTGGTTGACGTTACCCTAAACCGCTGGGCGCACGGTTACAGCTACGAACAAGCCGAACTTGCCGACACGGAGCAGTCTATGGAGCGCACTACCCGCGCGATGCGCAAGCCCGTGGGCAATATCTTTATGGCAGGTTGCGATGTGGCATGGATGCCGTATTTGCAGAATGCCGTTGACGAGGCATTCCGTGCGGTCAAAGAAGCTTCTGCATAA
- a CDS encoding diguanylate cyclase, producing MLEVFVLGFWLIWSSERDISAVMEGLAFTGLAVLIRSIMVFSPPEINQLFFMTMAIEWAFVSLLMWAVNRYSTTFISTLLFALIGSASYYWLTQHSLEFAEKIIA from the coding sequence ATGTTGGAAGTGTTTGTTTTAGGTTTTTGGCTGATATGGTCGTCTGAGCGCGACATTTCGGCTGTGATGGAAGGTTTGGCATTTACCGGGCTTGCCGTTTTGATCCGCAGCATCATGGTTTTTTCCCCTCCTGAAATCAACCAATTGTTTTTTATGACAATGGCTATCGAGTGGGCATTTGTGTCGTTGCTGATGTGGGCGGTAAACCGATATTCCACCACTTTTATTTCCACGCTGTTGTTTGCGCTTATCGGCTCGGCATCTTATTATTGGCTGACGCAGCATTCGCTCGAATTTGCCGAAAAAATTATTGCATAA
- a CDS encoding GTP-binding protein → MIENKIIFTGPVGVGKTTAISALSDDPPVQTDARASDMTLVRKGYTTVAMDYGVIRLDEETKVHLYGTPGQERFNFMWTILSKGSMGLVLLLDNTRTNPLKDLNFFLEAFKDLLKTAPLVVGVTKMDIRSLPSIEVYQKYLAQNNFNVPVFEIDARQEDDVKQLVSAMLFSIDPGLEV, encoded by the coding sequence ATGATTGAAAATAAGATTATATTTACCGGTCCTGTCGGTGTGGGTAAAACCACTGCAATCAGTGCGTTATCGGATGATCCCCCTGTTCAAACTGATGCCCGAGCTTCTGATATGACATTGGTGCGTAAGGGTTATACAACAGTGGCAATGGATTACGGTGTCATTCGTTTGGATGAGGAAACAAAAGTCCATCTCTATGGTACCCCAGGGCAAGAGCGCTTTAACTTTATGTGGACTATTTTAAGTAAAGGAAGCATGGGATTGGTTCTATTGTTGGACAATACCCGAACCAATCCGCTGAAGGATTTAAATTTCTTTTTGGAAGCGTTTAAAGATTTGCTTAAGACAGCACCTTTGGTAGTTGGTGTAACAAAAATGGATATCCGCTCTTTGCCGAGTATTGAGGTTTATCAAAAATATCTGGCTCAGAATAATTTTAATGTTCCTGTTTTTGAAATTGATGCCCGCCAGGAAGATGATGTGAAACAACTGGTTAGTGCTATGTTGTTTTCTATTGACCCGGGCTTAGAGGTATAA
- a CDS encoding 23S rRNA methyltransferase → MNYSLLIGLLGALVVVALFVRLKQNKTGNKKTTKPALKRAENNETGQSSGEWLDMVNQTVEETDDQDWEWDTGGIDPGATSVSAKEVDPLTEYQVYKQFGYEDKAAASLAGYLNKMEGNAPEKLVHELASLSLSTGNIDLLATTLDKHADILSSDSLSDYVREGLMQDSNNLPLRVVAEARLGWSMQEVARQIGEQTGLGVEEAVSAQTAHQSSSSGSVSTEKRVSKRSAIVVAKGTQELRDLSNEEMNAVMGFVKPERSTKILRNQVGYETALQQYNRAIQKSEKPAALIIDALKLDYQHNEVEQFAGHLWKLYYSLGSYGRQVKERMLGWGYSLGQHELFDDLEKGPNEQQIREIGLAKGYLQPSKRQLKAHYRDLVLENDSVTNTSNSPTDMVIKEVESLLMYGQLDQAIDTLEQSVLQYPEESQLYITLFDLYERSEGWDRLEQFVKLLRDRASTLPEEAVLAMSRLLQRVNEISK, encoded by the coding sequence TTGAATTACTCGCTGTTAATAGGATTATTGGGTGCGCTGGTTGTTGTCGCCCTTTTTGTGCGCTTAAAGCAAAACAAAACGGGAAATAAAAAGACAACTAAGCCGGCATTGAAGCGCGCCGAGAATAATGAAACAGGGCAATCTTCTGGCGAATGGTTGGATATGGTCAACCAAACGGTAGAAGAAACAGACGACCAAGATTGGGAGTGGGACACCGGGGGAATAGATCCTGGTGCTACTTCTGTTTCTGCCAAAGAAGTGGATCCACTGACTGAATATCAGGTTTATAAACAATTTGGGTATGAGGATAAAGCAGCCGCATCGCTGGCGGGTTACCTTAACAAAATGGAAGGTAATGCTCCTGAAAAATTGGTTCATGAGCTGGCCAGTTTAAGTCTGAGTACAGGAAATATAGACCTGTTGGCCACAACACTCGACAAACATGCTGATATTTTGTCGAGCGATAGCCTGTCTGATTATGTTCGCGAAGGTTTGATGCAAGACTCGAACAACTTACCCTTACGTGTGGTTGCAGAGGCTAGGTTGGGATGGAGTATGCAGGAAGTAGCCCGCCAGATTGGCGAGCAGACAGGATTGGGCGTAGAGGAAGCAGTAAGTGCGCAGACAGCGCATCAATCTTCCTCATCCGGCTCTGTTTCTACTGAAAAACGTGTTTCCAAACGTAGTGCAATTGTCGTAGCTAAAGGCACTCAGGAACTTCGTGATTTGTCGAACGAAGAAATGAATGCGGTTATGGGTTTTGTGAAGCCGGAACGCAGTACTAAAATTCTTAGAAATCAAGTTGGTTATGAAACAGCGCTTCAACAGTACAATCGTGCAATTCAGAAGTCGGAAAAACCTGCGGCACTCATTATTGATGCCCTGAAGCTTGATTACCAACACAATGAAGTGGAACAATTTGCCGGTCACTTGTGGAAACTTTATTATTCATTAGGCTCTTATGGGCGGCAAGTGAAAGAGCGCATGCTGGGTTGGGGTTATAGTTTGGGTCAGCATGAATTGTTTGATGATTTAGAAAAAGGCCCCAATGAGCAGCAAATTAGAGAAATTGGTTTGGCCAAAGGTTATTTGCAACCTTCTAAACGGCAGCTGAAAGCGCATTATCGTGATTTGGTATTGGAGAATGATTCGGTAACCAATACCAGCAATTCGCCTACTGATATGGTTATTAAAGAAGTTGAATCTTTATTAATGTATGGTCAGTTGGATCAAGCCATTGATACTTTAGAACAGTCGGTTTTACAGTATCCGGAAGAATCTCAGCTTTACATTACGCTCTTTGATCTATATGAGCGTTCAGAAGGCTGGGATCGTTTGGAGCAGTTTGTCAAACTGCTGAGAGATCGCGCATCAACTCTGCCAGAAGAAGCAGTATTGGCAATGAGCCGCTTATTGCAGCGTGTTAATGAAATTTCTAAATAA
- a CDS encoding L,D-transpeptidase — MNKTGLGLFAATFSGIAAANTPLPDVQPYSEGQHVFINIPQQRLFLYTDGKLTKAYPVAVGKAATQTNLGRHLIGAKAYNPTWHIPKSIQKELKNGKTTVPPGPDNPLGPVFVRMGDPKLGLGIHGTNAPTSVPGVRSHGCVRMKSPDALEFAKAINTGAPVDVIYQMASLNTDANNNLWLAAFRDPYRQNNLDAKALQASISAWAKAHGKTVHTKRLALVLKNKTGSLNCITCGSKNGKPQGALKSLAWTSGDGELSKAVAPPPKPVPQQDEILPEGSEIEIDAGTDTLPQSERAPQPAQTEQEQPTYFNAIPPASDDYQPDSGTSNLF; from the coding sequence ATGAATAAAACTGGATTAGGCCTGTTTGCCGCCACATTCAGCGGCATCGCGGCAGCCAACACACCCCTACCGGACGTCCAACCTTACTCAGAAGGCCAACACGTTTTTATCAATATTCCCCAACAACGGTTGTTTTTATACACCGACGGCAAGCTGACCAAAGCGTACCCTGTTGCAGTAGGCAAAGCGGCCACCCAAACCAATCTGGGCCGCCACCTTATCGGTGCCAAAGCTTACAATCCTACTTGGCATATTCCGAAATCGATTCAAAAAGAACTGAAAAACGGCAAAACTACCGTACCTCCGGGACCCGACAATCCATTAGGGCCGGTCTTTGTCCGCATGGGCGATCCTAAACTCGGCTTGGGCATCCATGGCACAAATGCCCCGACCAGCGTTCCCGGCGTGCGCAGCCACGGTTGTGTGCGGATGAAATCACCCGATGCGCTCGAATTTGCCAAAGCCATCAACACAGGGGCGCCCGTTGATGTAATTTATCAAATGGCTTCTCTAAACACCGATGCCAACAACAATCTGTGGCTCGCCGCTTTCCGTGATCCTTACCGTCAAAACAATTTGGATGCCAAAGCTTTGCAGGCCAGTATCAGCGCTTGGGCAAAAGCACACGGTAAAACGGTACACACCAAGCGATTGGCCCTTGTATTAAAAAATAAAACCGGTTCTTTGAACTGCATCACCTGCGGCTCGAAAAACGGAAAACCACAAGGCGCCTTAAAATCATTGGCTTGGACCAGCGGCGATGGCGAATTGAGCAAAGCCGTAGCGCCGCCGCCCAAACCTGTGCCGCAGCAAGACGAAATTCTGCCAGAAGGCAGCGAGATCGAAATCGATGCGGGTACGGATACCTTACCGCAATCCGAACGTGCGCCCCAACCTGCCCAAACAGAACAGGAACAACCAACATACTTCAACGCTATTCCGCCTGCCTCTGACGATTATCAGCCGGATAGCGGCACTTCAAACCTGTTTTAA
- a CDS encoding GNAT family N-acetyltransferase yields the protein MLVCNIDEIIIHGTTSKGKTFRPSDWSERLCGILSSFDKGNRLSYHQWVRPLLVDNVRCVAVHKNLEEINPAMFRFLMDFAADNDLRVMNCNALIDEKEGQKDAASAAKAAETVNAAAASASGSQVIEGLREIEAAETATAFAALSILRPMLTDVNRFVEQVNTLQRPQGYRLLGIFEEGKSSAVAVCGFRVSVNLFSGTYIHIDDVVTIPNSRGRGYAARLLAEVAKIAREEGITQIQINSTVGHDRMEARRLYFRHGFDITGHHFVCKVEEFKG from the coding sequence ATGTTAGTTTGTAATATTGATGAAATAATTATTCACGGTACAACCAGTAAAGGAAAAACTTTCCGTCCGAGCGACTGGTCGGAGCGGCTGTGCGGCATTTTGTCTTCTTTCGATAAAGGTAACCGACTTTCTTATCACCAGTGGGTGCGCCCTTTGTTGGTGGATAATGTGCGCTGCGTTGCCGTACATAAAAACCTGGAAGAAATCAACCCGGCCATGTTCCGTTTTTTGATGGATTTTGCGGCCGATAATGATTTGCGGGTGATGAACTGCAATGCTTTAATAGATGAGAAAGAAGGCCAGAAAGACGCTGCGTCGGCAGCGAAAGCGGCAGAAACGGTAAATGCCGCCGCTGCATCTGCTTCCGGTTCGCAAGTAATTGAAGGGCTGCGTGAAATCGAAGCGGCGGAAACAGCCACGGCATTTGCCGCACTAAGCATTTTGCGTCCGATGCTGACGGATGTGAACCGCTTTGTCGAACAGGTCAATACTTTGCAGCGCCCCCAAGGCTACCGCTTATTGGGCATTTTTGAAGAAGGAAAAAGCAGTGCGGTAGCAGTGTGCGGTTTCCGGGTTTCCGTTAACTTATTCAGTGGCACCTATATCCATATTGACGATGTGGTAACCATTCCCAACAGCCGGGGTAGGGGCTATGCGGCGCGCTTGTTGGCCGAAGTGGCTAAAATCGCCCGTGAAGAAGGAATTACCCAAATACAGATTAATTCAACCGTCGGCCACGACCGCATGGAGGCACGCCGCCTATATTTCAGGCACGGGTTTGACATCACCGGCCATCACTTCGTCTGCAAAGTGGAAGAGTTCAAAGGATAA